The region GGGCTTTGTGCTGAAGCAGCTCTCTTTTGCACCCCTCTGTCAGGTGCCTGCTTAGGTTATAAAAGCTGATCGGCTGCCAGGTAATGAGTTTTATTGTTCCAAGAAACACATAAACAAGCTCCCCTGGCTGACGGGGAGCGGATTTCTGTTTGAATTGTGATTAacaggcaggattttttttttatcagtagcATGGCCAGGGCTGCCAAGGTTGTATTTTTCCACTGAACaagctctgctttgctttgaagGTGAAAGTTTGTTCCACTGTTTACTGCAGGTGTAAAAAGGCTCACATATTCAGAAACAGCCTTGCATGCTTTACAGGGAGAGCAGCAGTAGGTGCAATCCCACGGAGCAGCACAACCTGCCAAGGGACTTTCCATGGACAAAGGGGTTTTGCAGGATTTGCAGCATGGGACAGACTTTGGGGAGGAATATTCACTTTGAGGTTCAAACACACATTAGGAAAATAAGGGTTTCTAACTTCATTTCTTAGTGCCCAGGGATCTCTCCGCCTTTTagctgctccattttttttttatcccttggTGTCAGGTTGAAGCTTGGCGATGGCTGACGTGTAGTGCTGACGACAGGACTGCGTCAGAGGGATAGCTCTCACGGAAGAATTTCAGGCGCAGCAGTGCATCATCCCCGTCCTTCAAGGGCACCTTCTCCCAGGAGGAGAGTCCTGGATTTTAGCACCATTAATACTCCAGGTAACTCGCAGGATTTCAGCAGGAGTCTGTGGTGCTTTGCTTGTCTCCAGTTACGTGACAAGAGCACAGCTGCTTTACACTGAAAAAACGCCCCATCTATAAGCTTAGGACTGTAACTGTTGAAATGCCTTGATTTTACACAAGGAGCCATAACTTGCTGTATCTGcccaagcaaaataatttttgatgGGGCAGAAGTAGGCTCTGACTCCCTGAATATCAGAGATGCAAGGACTGGTGGCTCCCTTCCGGACTGGGTATAGGACACCCGATGTCCTAGTCCTAGTGCTCCCCCAGCATCCATCTCCCTGTTACCAGTATTACTACCCTGCCTAGGAAAGCAAGCTTCCAGCTGCGTCTCTTCCACATCAGCTTCCCCCGGGAAGGGTATGTCACAGCAACACTGCTCCCCCCCATACACCTCCTGCCCCACACAGCCCACGGAGAAAGACGTGCAGTTCGGTCACACCACACAGCATTAACCCTGCACCGTTTGCTGCCCATCACCTtcaccctgcagctcctgcccgtGAGCTGCCAGGAGTGCCGGGCTGTTAGAGCTTCCCTGCCTGACTTTTGATACACTACCTAAAACTCTTTTCATTGCCTCAACTGAAATGCCAGATAAAAGTCACTCCAGTGAGCATCTGCAGAGGGAGAAGAATTTATTTGGGTCTGGGTAAGAAAACAAGTGACTTGTTGGTTACCTGATCTCTCGTTATGCCCTGGTTTGTTTACAGAGATAGCCCAGCAAACCAAACACTTCACTCCAGGCATCAGAGGCAGTTTGAGTTGCAAAAAGCAATCAAGTgggtgggacagaaaaagaaaacaccttgGCACAAACTCACAACCATTGGAGATCTGTTACCAACAGGTTAATTTTTAGACTTAACCTTTGAAGCATTAAAAGTAAACAAGCAATAAGGAAGCTTCTTCCTTCCCAGGAGGGactattttcattttactgtagCCCTGTGCCCAAGTCTCAGCTGGTTCAAACTGTTACAGCACTGTGGCCATCACTGCAGCCAAATCCACCTTGCAGCTGAGAAGCCAGCCTTGGCTCTCTGCCACTGCATCTAATTAAATGGGGACAAAGAAAGGCTCAGGTTAAGAAGCAGCAGTAGTTGCTGGTCAATTATGTTGTTTAAACCCATTTTTCTATCTGGTTCGGTCAAGATCTGATGTCAGCAGTTGACAATTCAGACTTCTCTTATAGCTCTTCAGCTGGGAGCTTCCACATTAGTTTGGGGACTGTAAAATGCAAGATTTTAAAGAATGTATCATCCACTTCAATAGAAATATCATAATTTATTCTGTTTGTATAAAAAAGTTATAATCATGTAACAAAACTATgtcttcagaagaagaaatatattatttcacATCATAAATAAATCAGCAAACATACAACCCTTGGCAACTCAAAAAAAGCACTCGCCTGGTGCTTTCACGTCAGTGCTTGGGAAACAAGAAGAGCtgacatatatacacacacaggatTACAGTACCAAAAAATACTGAGGTATTTTGTTTCTCTAGAAATGAAACTTTAGGTTTGTGAAGGCAAAAACCCCAATGCACTGacgtaaaaataaataaataggactGTCATATAAAAGGGGACAGCATCAGTGTTGCCCAAAGTGTCCAGGAATGGGAATACTGGTGAGCATGCTACTAAACATGGAGCAGGCTTAGGACAGACAGAAGACAAGGAGAAACAGCTCAGGAAGAGACAGTGTCCTTTGATCTCTGTGTAGACATCCAGGTATTGGCTTTAAAAGTCAGCAGAAAAGTCAGTAACACCGAGTTCTCTGGTGAGCTCCTCTCCGTTTATGACACTGTTCCAGGATGCACGGATGGTTCCCCACAAAAACACTAGCGGCTGATGACACTGTGCCTGTAGTTATTGCACTTCTGAGACAGTAGTCCGAGTTCTGACCCTATTTTCACCCAGTTTTCAGCAGCTCGGGGAAGTGGTGATGGGGCTCTGAAGATAGCTTAGAGCACTGGACGAGGTATGAACAGGGATGGAGACTGGAAAGTTAAAGACCGTGGTGGTCGATGCTCCTCTGTCCAATACTGACATAGCAGGGCTACCAGCTTCTGCTGAGCAGTTGGGGGCAAGGACCTGCGACTCAAACTGAAGCAGCTGCCCCATGAAGCTGAAGTTCGGGGAGATGATGCTTCTTCTCTGCTTCACAAACTCAAAGGCTTCATCCAGTTTGACTCTGTTGGTCCTCATGAGATAGGCGAGGCAGATGGTCGCCGACCGGGAAATGCCAGCCTGGCAGTGCACAAATACCCTTCCTCCATCGTTTTTAACGGAGTCTGAAAGAGTTAAAATACACAGTTAGCAAACAAGTCCCACTGCTTCCCGAGGTGGGaaagcacaggctgctgctgctttacatTTCTTTAATCCATCCCTTCCTCAGCCTAATAGGTGCACCCCGTGCTTCTGAGACAAAGAGAGCCTTTGTCCCGAGGGAACCAGCAGTCTAGCTATTTTCATTCTGGGCTCCAATTCCAATTATACTAATAGCTCCTCCAGGTCACTTTAGCAGTCTCGCCAGATTACTTTAACACCGATCCGCTTAAATTCCCTAGCTCTTTTCTGCAAGACCAATGCCTCTTGATTTCAAACAGCTTTGCGAAGCTAAGATTATTCCTTcgagtaaaataaaattaaagggaGCGCTCCCCGCGTACATCTCCCCAACAGAATGAAATTCCCCCATCTCAAATGTAGGGTTTACTGGGGAAAATAACGCCCcaaaaccacttccctgggtacgTTACCCCAGAAGGAGAACAGACTCGTAAGGAGAACTCATTTACCTATGAAATCAATGGCCTCGTTAAACCAGGAGCTGATATCCGCCTTGTGGTTGTCCTCCACGGGGATGCTTTTATACTGGTAGTGCCCTTCAAAGTGGTTGGGGCAGTTGGCCGAGACGTTGATTAACGCCGTGATCCCCAAAGCATCCAGCATGTCCTTTCGGGAGGCATGGTAAGCGCTGCCCAAGTAGAGGAACGGCAGGATTTCCACGGGCCCACCCTAAAGGAGAAAGAGGGCGGAGAAGCGGTTGGCTTCGCTCGGCGGATCGCAAAGAGCCCGGCGAAGAAGCCCACCGCcccgctcgccccccccccccagctcacctGGTCGTAGAGGGGGGTGCCGCAGGAGCTGCACCCCGAGTCGGCGCTGCCGGGCGCGCTGCTGGCGCTCAGGGGCAGGCTGAGGCCGGTGGGGGCGGCCGGCTTGGTGCAGAGCTCGGAGCAGGCGGACGAGAAAGCTTCGTAAcctcctgcggggggggggggcagagggaaggagaggggcgCCGGGTGAGCGCTGCGCGGCCGGCGCGGGGAGCGAGCGGGGCCCCGCGGGCGGCACCGCCGGGCCGGCTgcgcgccgctcccgccgcccctccggcggggagggggggttcggggcggccccggggccggggccgctcaCTCACCCTTGAGGAAGCAGATGCGGGCGCCGCGGGCCTCCCTGCAGAGGGTGCCGAGGGCCAGCAGCAGCGTGCTGTCGCGCTTGGGCAGCTCCAGGTCGGCGCTGCGCTCGTCCAGCAGCACCACGGTGTGGACCAGCCCCTGGCGCAGGCGGGCGCGGAGCTCCTCGTTGGGGACGACGTGCTCCAGGGCCAGGGCGCCCTTGGCGCGGCGGCGGACGATGGTGCTGAGGCGCACGTTGCAGGAGCCGCGGATGTGCGCCGCgttgaaggagaagaaggagcGGCAGTCGAGGACGAGGCACTGCGCGGCGCGCTCCTGCAGCAGCCCCCGCAGCGCCTCGCACTCCAGCGCGCACACCCGCAGGTTGACCATGGCGGCTGCGGccgagggaagggagaggaggaggaggaggaggaggaggctggagagaggaggaaggcgCCGGAGGTGCCGGGGTGCCGCGGAATCGCAAGCGCCGCGCGCCCCAGTCCGGCCCCGCACGCCCGCGCCCGCCCTTATATAGGGCCGCGCCGCCGGGCCGGCGTTTTCTCAATGGGGCCGGGTCACGTGGGCGCCCGCGAAGACGTCACCTGGCGGCGCGCCAGCAGGggcgcgcccagccccgccggcATGACGTCATGGGCCGCCGGAGCGCGCCCGCGGGGCCGCGCAGAGCCAGGGACACACAGCGACGGGTGGGCAcgcaccccccccctccccccgcagaTGCATCCGCGCGCACAcagacatacacatatacatacacgaCACGCACACACGTCCACGTCCACGCTCACATACGCTCGCCTACTACACGCACGAGCTCATACACGTGTATACACGCGTATAGATGGACACACGCCTATGCACACACGAGCACTTGCCTACACACTTGGatctacacacacacagaaacacagacgGGTGCCGGCATGCACACGCACGCTTGCCTACAGACacgcacatacatacatatataaacacacacatcaGCATAcctatatatgcacacacacacgcgtgcaTGCACATCCACATACACGTACGTACACAAACACAGAGATGCGCACCCATACGCACCCCCCCAGACATACACACACCGACAAACAGGCGCGCGCACACCCCCCTCGTACACACCTATCCGCCCCAACACACGTCCCCAGCCCTGCGCCCACCGCTCCCAGCACGGGTGCGTGGAGCTGGGCCACCTCGTCGCCGCCCATCCCCCATCCCTTAGGCTGGGGAAGCCTTGGTCTGTCCCCCCTCCAGCACTGGACGCTCCCCCGCTTCCCACAGAAACCAGAGCGTTGCTGGGGAtggcagctgctggagcagcagtgCGGGGGGATGTGGAGCCTTGGGTGCAGGCATGCTTATTCTCCTAAAACATACGTATAAAGAGATGAGCATACACATACGTGTATTTGTATTCACGCATAGACATATATACATGTACAGACATACCTACACATAAATATtaatgtgtatacatatatatgtgtatatatttataatgTAAACATATTTGAGAGCCGTTCCTATCATGTTTTatgtgtaaggaaaaaaatgtagtagATCTGCAGCCCACGCAAAGTTCATTTTCCCCACTGACAACACCCCCAGAAGTTGGGGCTGCCCAGTAACTGGCAGTGGAGTAGTGggagctctcttttttttttcccccttggtaGTGCATCAGCACTTCCCAAAagttttctcttccctgtggGCGACCGCCTTCCATCAAGACACTCGGGTGTTTCTTACTCAGGGCTTCCAGTCAGTGTTGATTCCACTTCCCCTGCCTCCCCGTGATGCCTCCCTGGCTCCACCAGCTCCCGGCCACTCGCTGCCCCCAGCCACTGctgccccccagcacctcctcccgCTTCAGCCCTTTTcccccagccctttcccagcaATTCCTCTTCCCCCCGCGCTGTCCGCCCCAGCTGCGCTGCTCCTTCCTCACCCCTTTCAGCAGCTTTGTGTTTTCACTTCGCTTCTTCAGCTGCTCCTTTCGGAGGACACCTCTCCATCCACCCCCTCACACCAGGGCTCCTCTCCACCGTCCTGCCCCACCAGCCTCGTGGACTGCCTGCCCACCATCACTCTTCTTaaattttccatcttctcccCCACCAGTGTCCCTCAGTCTTTTACCAGCCCAGACCTTCTTCTGAACCCATCTGGCCGAGAGCTCTAGGGCTTTCCAGGCTCCCATGGGTGGCCGGGAGTCTGGGACGTGGGGAGGGGTACGGGCGGGT is a window of Accipiter gentilis chromosome 26, bAccGen1.1, whole genome shotgun sequence DNA encoding:
- the DUSP1 gene encoding dual specificity protein phosphatase 1, with product MVNLRVCALECEALRGLLQERAAQCLVLDCRSFFSFNAAHIRGSCNVRLSTIVRRRAKGALALEHVVPNEELRARLRQGLVHTVVLLDERSADLELPKRDSTLLLALGTLCREARGARICFLKGGYEAFSSACSELCTKPAAPTGLSLPLSASSAPGSADSGCSSCGTPLYDQGGPVEILPFLYLGSAYHASRKDMLDALGITALINVSANCPNHFEGHYQYKSIPVEDNHKADISSWFNEAIDFIDSVKNDGGRVFVHCQAGISRSATICLAYLMRTNRVKLDEAFEFVKQRRSIISPNFSFMGQLLQFESQVLAPNCSAEAGSPAMSVLDRGASTTTVFNFPVSIPVHTSSSALSYLQSPITTSPSC